A single window of Granulicella mallensis MP5ACTX8 DNA harbors:
- a CDS encoding glycoside hydrolase family 9 protein: protein MKMDRYGVKLFVGCCLFSFALAGAAQTQVQPRVLVDQVGYETASVKQALILGAEQDHPRQFSLVDAATGKTVLTADLTPSGEVDHWGGRVFWTADFSAWHTTGHYEVRTKTAAGEVSSCPFAIEDNLLERETLSNVVYYFKGQRSSGLFDKADRRLKVPGGSGFVDLHGGWYDATGDYGIHLSHQNLTSYFNPQQVPLVAWTLLKSYLVLQARHDDNFSEYERRLLDEGLFGADYLVRIKRPDGSFYESITEPGKEKLAKDREIGNPNWRTQIKKNASDSTEQIQTANGPHAYEASFRAGGGMAIAALALASTMPEEGDISRAEYLKTAESAFEFLSAHNRELLNDGKENILDDYCALMAATELYRATKLPKYQAAADGRAEQLMGRLTTIAGYQDPWRADDGSRPFFHPSDAGLPVVSLLEYAETASPAMQQKVYAAVKRSLHFELSITAEKNNPFGYARQLVRMGDGKVRSAYFFPHDTEAAPWWQGENARLASLAAAARMAAPFFADDPGFQKQLQDYAWNQLHWIEGRNPFDVSMLMGSGHGDTAYMFFKSYKYTSAPGSVINGVTSATNDEDGIAYNEGFAVTGKDEDWRWTEQWLPHAAWYLYAVSLPHP from the coding sequence ATGAAGATGGATCGTTATGGCGTCAAGTTATTCGTGGGCTGCTGCCTGTTTTCGTTCGCTCTGGCGGGTGCCGCTCAGACGCAGGTCCAGCCGCGGGTACTGGTGGACCAGGTCGGCTACGAGACCGCTTCGGTCAAGCAGGCGTTGATTCTGGGGGCGGAACAGGACCACCCACGGCAGTTCTCACTGGTGGATGCTGCGACGGGCAAAACGGTGCTGACGGCGGACCTTACGCCCAGCGGGGAAGTAGATCACTGGGGAGGCCGAGTGTTCTGGACGGCTGACTTCTCCGCGTGGCATACGACCGGGCACTACGAGGTCCGGACGAAGACTGCGGCAGGTGAGGTGAGCTCGTGTCCCTTTGCGATCGAGGACAACCTGCTGGAGCGCGAGACGCTTTCGAATGTCGTGTACTACTTCAAGGGGCAGCGCTCCAGCGGCCTGTTCGACAAGGCGGATCGGCGCTTGAAGGTTCCGGGCGGTTCCGGGTTCGTCGATCTTCATGGCGGCTGGTATGACGCGACCGGCGACTACGGCATCCATCTCTCGCATCAGAATCTGACGTCGTACTTCAATCCGCAGCAGGTGCCGCTGGTGGCCTGGACGCTGTTGAAGAGCTACCTTGTGCTGCAGGCGCGGCACGACGATAACTTCAGTGAATACGAGCGTCGTCTGTTGGACGAAGGCCTATTCGGAGCCGACTACCTGGTGCGGATCAAGCGGCCGGACGGCTCGTTCTACGAGAGCATTACTGAGCCGGGCAAAGAGAAGCTGGCGAAGGACCGGGAGATCGGAAACCCGAACTGGAGGACGCAGATCAAGAAGAACGCATCGGACTCTACCGAGCAGATTCAGACCGCCAACGGCCCGCATGCCTACGAGGCAAGCTTCCGGGCCGGAGGAGGCATGGCGATTGCCGCTTTGGCGCTCGCCAGCACCATGCCCGAGGAAGGCGACATCTCCCGCGCCGAGTATCTGAAGACAGCGGAGAGTGCGTTCGAGTTTCTATCCGCGCACAATCGAGAGCTGTTGAACGATGGCAAAGAGAACATCCTCGACGACTACTGCGCGCTCATGGCCGCGACCGAGCTCTATCGCGCGACGAAGCTGCCGAAGTATCAAGCCGCTGCCGATGGCCGTGCCGAACAGCTGATGGGCCGTCTGACAACGATCGCGGGATATCAGGACCCATGGCGCGCCGACGACGGATCGCGTCCGTTCTTTCATCCGTCCGATGCCGGGCTGCCGGTGGTGAGCCTTCTGGAGTATGCGGAGACCGCGTCTCCCGCGATGCAGCAGAAGGTCTACGCGGCGGTAAAGCGGTCGCTGCACTTTGAGCTGAGCATCACTGCGGAGAAGAACAATCCGTTCGGCTATGCGCGGCAACTGGTGCGCATGGGGGATGGCAAGGTGCGCAGCGCCTACTTCTTCCCGCATGACACGGAGGCCGCTCCATGGTGGCAGGGCGAGAACGCACGGCTCGCTTCACTCGCCGCTGCCGCACGCATGGCCGCACCGTTCTTCGCGGACGATCCTGGCTTTCAAAAGCAGTTACAGGACTATGCGTGGAATCAACTGCACTGGATCGAAGGCCGGAACCCATTTGATGTGAGCATGCTGATGGGCAGTGGTCACGGCGATACCGCGTATATGTTCTTCAAGTCCTATAAGTACACAAGCGCTCCCGGGTCGGTCATTAACGGCGTCACGTCAGCGACGAACGATGAAGACGGCATCGCCTACAACGAAGGCTTTGCCGTGACAGGTAAGGACGAAGACTGGCGCTGGACGGAACAGTGGCTGCCGCATGCGGCCTGGTATCTGTATGCGGTAAGCCTGCCCCATCCGTAA
- a CDS encoding glycoside hydrolase family 18 protein encodes MNERRRDFPSFWSPLRLTVLGALTLLNGFHAIAEPKVPPQKAIVAYVFLKDRTLQPNEIAVNKLTRINYAFANIRGGRIVNGFKNDDQNLADLVALKQQNPSLTVLVSVGGWEWSDSFSDMVLTKASRREFIASVTDYVQRHQLDGLDIDWEYPGMAGSTNHFRPEDTRNFTLLLKELRASFKHQERKLHRQLYLTIAAGASSGYIANTEMDKVQQYIDTVNLMAYDYYGSEKTTGNHAPLFTDPNDPQKISADRSVHEFEQAGVPAEKIVLGVPFYGHRWGDVADVQHGLFQAGTPLPQGYTQYSIVSTTLLNNGFDRYWDKAASVPYLYSPSQKIFVSYEDTESLALKARYVMDQHLGGIMFWDYDGDPSGTLLDTVHTGLTQPTADKAP; translated from the coding sequence ATGAATGAAAGACGCCGCGATTTCCCAAGCTTCTGGTCTCCCCTACGCCTGACGGTTCTAGGTGCGCTGACCCTGCTTAATGGCTTCCACGCCATCGCCGAACCGAAGGTTCCTCCCCAAAAGGCCATCGTCGCTTATGTCTTTCTCAAGGACCGCACACTGCAGCCGAACGAGATTGCCGTCAACAAGCTCACGCGCATCAACTATGCCTTTGCGAATATCCGGGGCGGCCGTATCGTCAACGGCTTCAAGAACGACGACCAGAACCTGGCGGATCTGGTAGCGCTGAAGCAGCAGAACCCCTCGTTGACGGTGCTCGTCTCCGTAGGCGGTTGGGAATGGTCCGACAGCTTCTCCGACATGGTTCTTACCAAGGCCTCCCGTCGTGAGTTCATCGCCAGCGTGACTGACTATGTCCAGCGCCACCAGCTCGACGGCCTGGACATCGACTGGGAGTATCCCGGCATGGCGGGATCTACGAATCACTTTCGGCCGGAAGATACGCGCAACTTCACACTGCTGCTGAAAGAACTACGCGCGAGTTTCAAGCATCAGGAGCGCAAGCTGCATCGGCAACTCTATCTCACGATCGCCGCTGGAGCCTCATCGGGCTACATCGCGAACACCGAGATGGATAAGGTGCAGCAGTATATCGACACCGTCAACCTTATGGCCTATGACTACTACGGGTCAGAGAAGACGACCGGCAATCATGCGCCGCTCTTCACTGACCCGAACGATCCTCAAAAGATCTCCGCCGATCGCTCCGTCCACGAGTTCGAGCAGGCGGGAGTACCGGCGGAGAAGATCGTCCTCGGCGTTCCCTTCTATGGACATCGGTGGGGCGATGTCGCCGACGTGCAGCATGGTCTCTTTCAGGCCGGGACTCCGCTGCCGCAAGGCTACACACAGTACAGCATCGTCTCGACAACGTTGCTGAACAACGGCTTCGACCGCTACTGGGATAAGGCTGCTTCTGTGCCCTACCTCTACAGCCCAAGCCAGAAGATCTTCGTGTCCTATGAAGACACCGAATCGCTCGCGTTGAAGGCGCGCTACGTGATGGACCAACACCTTGGCGGCATTATGTTCTGGGATTACGATGGCGATCCCTCGGGAACACTGCTCGATACTGTCCACACAGGTTTGACCCAACCTACAGCGGATAAAGCACCATGA
- a CDS encoding DUF5009 domain-containing protein codes for MTTAQPVFASEAPRTTRVASIDIFRGLTMAIMIFVNDLDGVQGLPWWTHHAKANIDVMTYVDMVFPFFLFIIGLSMPLAIRQRLKKNPSIPQLWLHVLIRSVSLVALGVILANAGKGSAALMHMSPYAWTLLALLGMALFLSVYPSNGRHANLHKWLRLGGLALALVMFAIFRRLTHDGHVAWLSFSYLEILGLIGCTYFAVSLLYIPTRRWPWASLAWFIVLVAFSSLCSAKIIVFEHGFPLYIWPFGDGTMAFVTMAGIVTSVVFIGEERWQTLRNKLLLGSAFGVAALIAGYFLTPLGISKIRDTPTWGLYSVGAAVLLFTALFWLCDVKKQTSWAALVHPAGANTLLTYLLPDVWYFLTALLGFKWFELHLNSGLPGALRSAVFTALMLAIAGVLLRMRVRLQL; via the coding sequence ATGACCACTGCGCAACCGGTATTTGCAAGCGAAGCTCCGCGCACAACACGCGTGGCCTCGATCGATATCTTCCGCGGCCTCACCATGGCCATCATGATCTTCGTGAACGATCTCGATGGCGTCCAGGGCTTGCCCTGGTGGACGCATCACGCGAAGGCCAATATCGACGTGATGACTTATGTCGACATGGTCTTCCCGTTCTTTCTCTTCATCATTGGGCTCTCCATGCCGCTCGCGATCCGGCAGCGACTAAAGAAGAACCCCTCCATACCCCAGCTCTGGCTGCATGTGCTCATCCGCTCCGTCAGCCTGGTTGCCCTGGGTGTGATCCTCGCCAATGCCGGCAAGGGCAGCGCCGCGCTGATGCATATGTCTCCCTATGCCTGGACGCTTCTTGCGCTTCTCGGAATGGCGCTCTTTCTCAGTGTCTATCCCAGCAATGGCCGCCATGCGAATCTGCACAAATGGCTGCGCCTGGGAGGTCTTGCGCTGGCGCTTGTCATGTTCGCGATCTTCCGCCGCCTCACGCACGACGGCCACGTCGCCTGGCTTAGCTTTTCCTACCTGGAGATTCTCGGCCTCATCGGATGCACCTACTTCGCCGTGTCACTCCTTTACATTCCAACGCGCCGCTGGCCGTGGGCCTCTCTCGCGTGGTTCATCGTACTGGTGGCCTTCAGCAGTCTCTGCAGCGCAAAGATCATCGTCTTTGAGCACGGTTTCCCACTCTACATATGGCCCTTCGGCGACGGCACGATGGCCTTCGTCACGATGGCCGGTATCGTCACATCAGTCGTCTTCATCGGCGAAGAGCGCTGGCAGACGCTGCGCAATAAACTCCTGCTGGGCTCGGCCTTCGGCGTTGCGGCTCTTATCGCGGGGTACTTTCTGACGCCGCTCGGCATCTCCAAGATTCGCGACACGCCGACCTGGGGACTCTACAGCGTGGGAGCGGCTGTGCTGCTGTTCACTGCACTCTTCTGGCTGTGCGACGTGAAGAAGCAAACCTCCTGGGCAGCCCTCGTACACCCCGCCGGAGCGAACACGCTGCTTACCTACCTGCTGCCGGATGTATGGTACTTCCTTACCGCGCTGCTGGGTTTCAAATGGTTTGAGCTGCATCTCAACTCCGGTTTGCCGGGGGCTCTGCGCTCGGCAGTCTTTACGGCGCTTATGCTGGCGATTGCGGGAGTTCTGCTGCGGATGCGGGTTCGGCTGCAACTTTAG
- a CDS encoding DsrE family protein, whose product MTRRNWMLRFCSLLLFPAGLLAQSTASAAPASPQNQPTQKVLIHVGTNNSENWQAALKKANDLMASSAKPYDTYVEILATGDGLKLIDKDNPMTNEISKSLDKDVSFVACHASMKTNHMEDSQLAAGVGTVPSGGREIAARKAQGWTVLEDKSIK is encoded by the coding sequence ATGACACGTCGTAACTGGATGCTCAGATTTTGTTCCTTGCTTCTGTTTCCCGCAGGCTTGCTCGCCCAGAGCACTGCATCCGCTGCCCCAGCCTCTCCTCAGAACCAGCCAACGCAAAAGGTCCTGATCCACGTTGGCACGAACAACTCTGAGAACTGGCAGGCCGCGCTGAAGAAGGCAAACGACCTGATGGCATCGAGCGCAAAGCCCTACGATACCTATGTCGAGATCCTGGCGACGGGCGATGGCCTGAAGCTGATCGACAAAGACAACCCAATGACGAACGAGATCTCGAAGTCGCTGGATAAGGACGTCAGCTTCGTCGCATGTCACGCGTCGATGAAGACGAATCATATGGAAGATAGTCAGCTTGCAGCTGGAGTAGGTACGGTACCCTCCGGCGGGCGCGAAATAGCCGCACGCAAGGCCCAAGGTTGGACCGTCCTCGAAGATAAGTCCATCAAGTAA
- a CDS encoding APC family permease, producing MQVNLAGAEEGPDRQMGLFGACTSNMLNMIGVGPFLSIPLVLIAVHGSKVLLAWVLGAVISLCDGLVWAELGSAMPFSGGPYFYLRYAFGEKTYGKAASFLVLWSSVLTAPLLIASGAVGFAQYLRYLWPTLHDGGLSLVAMAVCLINVILLYRRITTISAISIGLWLLVVGTIIWIIVSGATHVPFALKEQFSGGYPVMDGAFWKGVGAATLIAVYDYAGYYNVCLIGGELKRPERTIPYSIIGSIFLVAILYIAMNLAIIGVLPVQQSMHSSAIVADYMQAVYNVRYARIADVLILVAAFASVFAILLGFSRIPFAAAKQGEFFSIFAKEHPTKNFPHMSLLILGVLSACACLLSLSTLISLVIVIQTMVQFLAQCVAVVLLRRSHAGKNNLTFRMPLYPLPVVIAFIGWLLILASSGVRNILLALAITLAGIAAFLYKSRQEQSWPFETL from the coding sequence ATGCAGGTCAATCTAGCAGGTGCAGAGGAAGGTCCAGATCGCCAAATGGGGCTCTTCGGAGCCTGCACCTCTAACATGCTCAATATGATAGGGGTGGGGCCGTTCCTGAGCATCCCCCTCGTCCTGATCGCTGTACATGGCTCGAAGGTTCTGCTCGCCTGGGTTCTGGGCGCGGTGATCTCGCTGTGCGATGGCCTTGTATGGGCGGAACTCGGCTCTGCCATGCCCTTTTCCGGAGGGCCTTACTTTTACCTTCGGTATGCCTTCGGAGAGAAAACCTACGGCAAGGCGGCAAGCTTTCTTGTTCTCTGGTCGTCTGTACTTACTGCCCCTCTTCTGATCGCCTCGGGCGCAGTGGGCTTTGCCCAGTACCTTCGATATCTCTGGCCCACCCTCCACGATGGGGGGCTTTCCCTCGTAGCGATGGCGGTCTGCCTCATCAACGTGATCCTGCTCTATCGCAGGATCACGACGATCAGCGCCATCTCCATCGGGCTCTGGTTACTGGTCGTCGGAACGATTATCTGGATCATCGTGAGTGGAGCGACACACGTTCCGTTCGCCCTCAAAGAACAGTTCAGCGGTGGGTATCCAGTCATGGACGGAGCCTTCTGGAAGGGTGTGGGCGCCGCAACCCTGATCGCTGTCTACGATTACGCCGGCTACTATAACGTCTGCCTGATCGGGGGCGAATTGAAGCGTCCCGAACGCACGATCCCCTACTCGATCATCGGTTCTATCTTCCTGGTGGCTATTCTTTACATCGCCATGAACCTTGCCATCATCGGCGTACTGCCGGTTCAACAGAGTATGCACTCCAGTGCGATCGTAGCGGACTACATGCAGGCGGTTTACAACGTCAGGTATGCCAGGATCGCGGATGTGCTCATCCTGGTCGCAGCCTTTGCCTCCGTGTTCGCAATCCTGCTCGGCTTCTCGCGCATTCCCTTTGCGGCTGCAAAGCAAGGAGAGTTCTTCAGCATCTTTGCGAAGGAACACCCGACGAAGAACTTCCCGCATATGTCGTTGCTGATCCTCGGAGTTCTCTCTGCCTGTGCCTGCTTGCTCAGCCTTAGTACGCTCATCAGCCTGGTCATCGTTATCCAGACGATGGTCCAGTTTCTTGCCCAGTGCGTCGCGGTGGTTCTATTGCGCAGGAGCCACGCCGGCAAGAATAATCTTACCTTTCGCATGCCGCTCTATCCGTTGCCGGTAGTCATCGCTTTTATAGGATGGCTCCTTATTCTGGCTTCCAGCGGTGTAAGAAATATCCTTCTCGCCCTCGCCATCACGCTCGCGGGAATAGCTGCTTTTCTCTATAAATCACGCCAGGAACAAAGCTGGCCTTTTGAAACCTTATGA
- a CDS encoding carbohydrate kinase family protein, which yields MTKCWNIAVVGEVYVDHIFTDFDHVPLPGEEVFAEQYRREAGGGTVNTACALARLGHNSSIFGVFGEDEEAWLRLRLSSFGVHAEHAASSELPNALTVSMSTTSDRSFLSYAGANRILEKYVALPETIAALSMAQHVHFAMPLEVELAKVLLPSLRAAGCTLSIDPGWRKDWFLSSGSLDILRMVDLFLPNESEAQLLTGHKKPEQMLRSCAALGLHHTVIKLGPRGAVTFQNDRLYTMVPPDVQVIDTTGAGDAFDAGFIDAWLSGADIEEQLRRACICGSLSTRARGALTALPFREEMRDFVQEKSIF from the coding sequence ATGACTAAATGCTGGAATATCGCCGTTGTCGGCGAAGTATATGTAGACCATATCTTTACCGATTTTGACCACGTCCCGCTGCCTGGGGAAGAGGTCTTCGCAGAGCAGTATCGCCGCGAGGCCGGAGGCGGCACCGTCAACACAGCCTGCGCCCTGGCTCGCCTTGGCCACAACTCCTCCATCTTCGGAGTGTTTGGGGAAGATGAAGAGGCGTGGCTTCGCTTGAGACTAAGTTCGTTTGGAGTGCATGCTGAGCACGCTGCCTCCTCTGAGCTCCCAAATGCACTCACTGTAAGCATGTCGACGACCTCGGACCGCAGCTTCTTGAGCTATGCCGGGGCCAATCGAATTCTGGAAAAGTATGTAGCTCTGCCTGAAACGATCGCCGCTCTTTCCATGGCTCAGCACGTTCATTTCGCCATGCCGCTCGAAGTTGAACTTGCAAAGGTATTGCTGCCTTCCCTGCGTGCCGCCGGCTGCACCCTATCGATCGATCCGGGCTGGCGTAAGGATTGGTTCCTAAGCTCTGGAAGCCTTGATATATTACGCATGGTCGACCTATTTTTACCGAACGAGAGCGAAGCCCAATTGCTGACCGGACACAAGAAACCAGAACAGATGTTGCGTTCCTGTGCCGCATTGGGACTGCACCACACAGTCATTAAGCTGGGGCCTCGTGGAGCTGTCACTTTTCAGAACGACCGGCTATACACGATGGTGCCGCCAGATGTTCAAGTGATCGATACCACCGGGGCGGGCGATGCTTTTGATGCCGGCTTTATCGATGCCTGGCTATCCGGGGCCGATATCGAAGAGCAGCTGCGGAGGGCCTGCATCTGCGGCTCCCTCTCCACCCGTGCCCGCGGCGCTCTTACCGCTCTGCCTTTCCGTGAGGAGATGCGGGACTTTGTACAGGAAAAATCTATCTTCTAA
- a CDS encoding alpha/beta hydrolase yields MSNLPMDPAFASLAKHPREVLRDANVAREALSAARQGSKSWASELDLAVEDLDVPSSNSEEKQVPIRIYRPKAAGGALPVLLYLHGGGFYCGDLFSEERQCAHYAHNAQCAVVCVAYRLSPENPFPAALTDCYRVLEFLWNESQDLNLDRDLLAVGGSSAGANLAAAIALLARDRKGPRICFQMLLIPALDDRLETPSARQFTDVPDFARPEAEGMWRWYLGQNVQEVSPYAAPARAEDLSDLPAAYVLCAGLDPLRDEGLHYARRLTEAGVAVELHLVPSIPHGFASIPSAEVSKRLLNEQVDILRNVFLPK; encoded by the coding sequence ATGTCGAACCTACCGATGGACCCTGCGTTCGCATCGCTTGCCAAGCACCCGAGGGAGGTTCTCCGGGATGCAAACGTTGCGCGTGAAGCACTCTCTGCTGCGCGGCAGGGCTCTAAGTCGTGGGCATCAGAGTTAGATCTTGCGGTAGAAGACCTGGATGTTCCTTCTTCCAACAGCGAAGAGAAGCAGGTCCCGATACGTATCTATCGCCCAAAAGCCGCAGGGGGCGCACTGCCCGTACTGCTCTACCTTCATGGGGGTGGGTTTTATTGCGGAGACCTCTTCTCTGAGGAGCGGCAATGCGCCCATTATGCACACAACGCGCAGTGTGCCGTTGTGTGCGTTGCTTACCGGCTCTCTCCTGAAAACCCCTTCCCCGCCGCGCTTACAGACTGTTACCGCGTACTAGAGTTTCTCTGGAACGAGAGCCAGGACCTGAATCTGGATCGCGACCTTCTTGCTGTAGGAGGCTCCAGTGCGGGAGCGAATCTCGCCGCCGCCATCGCTCTGCTCGCGCGTGATCGCAAGGGGCCCAGGATCTGCTTCCAAATGCTGTTGATTCCTGCGCTGGATGACCGTCTCGAGACGCCGTCCGCACGTCAATTTACCGATGTTCCTGACTTTGCGAGACCCGAAGCAGAGGGCATGTGGCGTTGGTACCTTGGCCAAAACGTGCAGGAGGTTTCGCCTTACGCGGCTCCGGCGCGCGCTGAAGATCTATCTGACCTGCCCGCAGCGTACGTACTCTGCGCCGGTCTTGATCCCCTTCGAGATGAAGGCCTCCATTACGCACGGCGCCTGACAGAGGCCGGAGTAGCTGTGGAACTCCACCTGGTTCCCTCCATTCCTCATGGTTTCGCCAGTATTCCTTCTGCGGAGGTCTCAAAGCGCCTATTAAACGAGCAGGTAGACATCCTGCGTAATGTATTTCTCCCCAAATGA
- a CDS encoding ROK family protein, translated as MSAPTVANVVSDLNDLGLIEWIGEGTSSGGRRPDNLRFKADYGCLAGVDITADALRILVTDLNGTLIEEQYESLPKDSRNPIAVIEILRGSLKAIMQRHSLAWKKLLAMTVGVAGIINVRDGVVISVSNLNAWRDLPLLDMLKKQFSCALFVENDTNLAAIGEHFRGVAQSEESFIFVTVGSGVGAGIFVNGQIVHGSSWSAGEIGYLRIPNVSGMPPSLYEFGGLEQVVGGPGILRSWNAAGNKSGATIKVRKASDVLDLALEGNSAAQKLVLQRARLLKDVVLNLALTLNPSLFVFGGELGAHAALLEPTVEMLRKSEIAVAEVLPSSLGKSAVVWGAVAMAMRDSEQKLYRY; from the coding sequence ATGAGCGCTCCAACGGTTGCGAATGTCGTCTCCGATCTCAACGACCTCGGATTGATTGAATGGATTGGCGAAGGTACATCCAGCGGAGGCCGCCGGCCGGACAATCTTCGTTTCAAAGCTGACTATGGCTGCCTTGCAGGAGTCGATATCACTGCGGATGCGCTTCGCATTCTGGTTACTGACCTGAACGGCACGCTCATCGAGGAACAGTACGAATCTCTGCCAAAGGACTCCCGCAATCCAATTGCTGTGATCGAGATATTACGTGGGTCGCTAAAAGCAATCATGCAGAGACATAGTCTGGCCTGGAAGAAGTTACTTGCCATGACGGTCGGCGTGGCCGGAATTATCAACGTTCGAGATGGCGTTGTGATCTCCGTTAGCAATTTAAACGCCTGGAGAGATCTTCCTCTCCTGGATATGCTGAAAAAACAATTTTCGTGTGCCCTGTTCGTGGAGAACGATACCAATCTCGCAGCGATTGGGGAGCACTTTCGCGGTGTTGCTCAATCGGAAGAAAGCTTCATCTTCGTCACCGTAGGATCGGGCGTCGGTGCGGGAATATTTGTCAATGGCCAGATCGTGCATGGATCGAGTTGGTCGGCTGGAGAAATTGGCTATCTCCGCATCCCCAATGTCTCGGGCATGCCACCTTCTTTGTATGAATTCGGTGGCCTCGAGCAAGTGGTAGGTGGTCCCGGCATTTTAAGAAGCTGGAATGCGGCCGGAAACAAATCGGGCGCGACGATCAAAGTACGCAAAGCGAGCGATGTGCTGGACCTCGCGCTGGAAGGCAACTCGGCTGCACAGAAACTGGTCTTGCAGCGAGCTCGCCTGCTCAAAGACGTGGTTCTCAATCTCGCTCTCACCTTGAATCCCAGCCTCTTTGTATTCGGAGGCGAACTGGGAGCTCATGCGGCGTTACTGGAGCCGACAGTGGAGATGCTGCGCAAGAGTGAGATTGCGGTAGCCGAGGTATTGCCAAGCAGCCTCGGGAAATCGGCCGTCGTATGGGGCGCCGTGGCTATGGCGATGCGGGATTCCGAGCAGAAACTATATCGCTACTAG